AAGTTTAAGATATAtgaagtatcttttttttttagctgtgatGTGCTGTGATCTTCTTAAATCGTGCATAGTCGTCTCATAGTTTCTGTGCTAGGCTTTTGatcagtttgtgtttaaaataaagctTTGTTCTCTTTATTAAATGGTTccttagatatatatatacttttgaaAGAATTGTGACCAAGATGCATTCCGAGAAAATCAACTTGTCATTgttattttactgcagtttttttttgttaattgtaAAACAACATATACACAGTTATTGACATATCTGCAAAAAACTAACATCAGCTCTTTTGGAGTCGTTTCCACTTCTGCATCACGTCATACAGATATCTAACACGCCTCTGCTGAGGCTAATTCGACCTGCATTTCTAAATAACTtcgattcatttttttctcacgcCTCTCTTTTGCCAGTTCCTCAGAAATGTCAGATTGATTAGTTATTACATACTGACTGGTATTCCTAGTATAAGGTGACTGTTTTTAAGTCAAGCAGAAGCATTTTGAAGTGACAAGCAGCAGAACCAGTCAGTTCAGTCTGCTTTGGCATCCTGTGCGATCTATATTTATGTTGCTCCAAATCGTATGTAGGTCTGGAATTGATCTCCATCTCCAGTTACTATAATCGTTGCCAATGCCGATGTAACACGTTGCCTAACCGCCTTCCCGTTGAGGCCTTAAGGAAGGCCGACCATCCACTGTGTTGTTCATATCACTGCTCTAACGCTTCCACCTCCATCTCTTCACAGTCAACCAGGTCTTTTTTGGGGTTCTCCCTAAACTGCTTGATCACGAGGCAGCGAGGTTTTCTCGTCATTTTCTCCTGAAAATAACACTAAACCTGCTGTCGATCAGTTAAAGAGGAGTATcatcttataatatatattgtatttcagCAAATCAAACCAGTCTTTGTTCTTTTGAAACTCCAGGGGAGAACCTTGATCTGATGCTCAAAAGCCGagagcaaacaaaagcaaaacatccGCCATCAATATATGCCTCGACTAGTTGAGACGTGAATCTCACAGCAAAAGAGATTTGTGCTTGTGACTCTAGTCATTGCATCTAGGATGTTTTACGTGATGTCATCCGTTGTTAGATCCTTTTGTGGTGATTGTAGTTGctgtttctttcctcctcatGAAACCCTCGTACTCTTCCCCCTCCTGGTCAGGTCCGGTATCGCCGTGAGCACGCTTCAGGCCGTCAGCTGCCCTTCTTCCCTCTGCTGGAAGACCTGATGAGGGATGTTTGCGACGGAGCTGCACTGCTCACTGTGGTCAACTTCTATTGCCCGGACCTCATGAAGCTGGAGGGTATGCTGAGCCTGCACGCACGCTCGTTCACACACTCCCAGAACACACACTCAATAGCCTAATCCTAATTATCAGTTGCCCTCAAAgaatttttttctgtaaagagCATCAAGCTTTCTCTGCTCACACATTGAATTCAATATCCATGTGTGATGCTATTTCTGGCCCTTGCACATCGCTTACTGTCCCGGTACAGTGAGTGTGACATTTAAAGCCAGCAGGTCATTGACTTGTGTCCCGATCTGACTctgctctcttcctgtctgacCAGATATTTGCCTGAAGGAAGTCCCCTCCATTGCTGATAGCCTGTACAACATTCATCTACTCAAAGAGTTTGCCAACGAGTATCTGAATAAAAGCTTCTATCTGACGATGGAGGACATGCTCTACTCGCCACTCGTGCTCAAGGTACAAAAAGTGCAACGTACTTTTAAATTTGCAGTACAAAAAGCCAGCCATCATATCAGGCAGCAGCAGGCAATGCTGATGTCACTATTTTAGctacataaaatattttttttcaagaaacttTGGTTAAATTCTTGCTGTTATTGTAAGCTTAATAATGATCAGGAGTCTGTATTCAAGTCTTTTTGATGTGTTTCTTGTTCTCTCCATGTAGCACAATGTGATGGTGTTCATTGCTGAACTCTTCTGGTGGTTTGAGACCGTCAAGCCGGAGTTTGTCCAGCCCAGAGATCTCCAAGAGTTCAAAGATGGTAAGCATCCCCGTGTGATTACTACAAAACGTAAATCTCCTCCTAATCTCTGAGTAACAAAGTATCACAAAAAATctacaaaaccagcctgaaaatgaaacacCGCTACAAACTTTGAATGACAAAGATGTCACCCTTGTGATTCTTGTAAAGTTCTGGGGATTACAGTCCCCTTTTTCTACCCACTTGAGTTTGCAGTATGACACACATGATAACAGTGCCGTGGAGTCTAAGTAGAATCGTTTTTTGTGTATACACAACAGAACCAGTCGTTCAACATGGATCAAATAACTGTGACAGTAGGTAGTCGAGTTACAGAGAAGAAACTTGAAGTCGCACcttaatatattcataaatatctCATTGATTAAAGAAACTGgaatctttccttttttcctcagAAACAAGATTTTTGATCAAAACGTCATGTCTACATCATTTGAAGTTGCTTTTAGAATTAAATCTGGATTACAGTAACAAGTAAATCCCAGTCAAGGTTCTATGTAGAAATGTTCTAATTATTAACAGTATCAGTCACTACAAGTGTTAACATGAAGAcacctctttcttcctcctttcctcagCTCGAGCCGTAGCTCAGCCCAAGTGTGCCCGCCCATCAGTGCCTATCTCCAACGCCACCAAGCGCAGCTTCCTGGCCAGCCCTGTGGCCGATAACCAGAGCAGCCCTGAAGTCTGTAACAGGTACTTCCTGCACCCTGAAGACTCTGACCCCCTGTAAGTCTTCTCTCGCTTTCCTTATCGTTCCAAGTCATCATGATCCTGTCTCCTAACCAGTAACAGTAGCCCTAAAAGGATGGGTAGATATGCAGCATTTGTCTGACCTTCATTCTCATGTGCCCCACACCTCTAACCCTTTCTTCACCTCAGCAAATTCAAGGATTTGCACATTGCTAATATGATTATTGCATTGAGTGTGCATTGTAAGCGCTTGTGTGAAAGTTAGGTTAGGTGAAAGCTGGAGAACTATTGTCTCCCCTCTGGCACTGGGATTCAATACCACAGGGGAGAGACTGTAGCGATAAAGCAGTTAGGAGAATGGTGGAAGCTATGGTGGCAAATATTAAGAAACAACTCAACTCACCTGCAGGCATGCATGGACCAGCGTGGGAAAGTTGTCACAGACACCAGACCTCACAATATTTCTCCAAATACAGAGAGCTTTCCCTGGCTATGCTCGGCTTAATCAGCATTGTGTGAATTTATTTAACAAGGGCATGAATATAACGGTTGTTAATTTATATGTAAAACTGCTGCACTCCAGCTTTAAAGAGTACTGAACTTTCAGCATGGACATTTTCATGCCTCCTTCTTGTCCGTTGCCTGTTGAAGTATTTGGCTTTTGTCTGTGTTCAAAGATCACTGAATGCATTTGGTTTGGGGGGTAAATGGCCTAACCCCACACCTCACACTGGTTAACTGAAGTCTTTCTGCTAATCCGCTCTCCCAATCATGTTTGAAAGACAGTTATTATTTTGTAGCTTACTAAAAAAgttgatttctgtttttgttttttttgtgcttttagtAAAGGGGGTCCAACCTTCAGTCCTTCCCATCCACTCCTGCCCCTCAGACAGAGGCAACAAAAGCAGCAAGGAGAAGATGGTGCAGGTAAGGAACACATTCTTTACAccaataaaagacaaatgttttttcgTCATTATGTAATGaccagcagctgtttttattcttatttgttgctttttttttttgtctgtttctggtTAGGTCTCAGAAACCGCTCCAACTCCCTGACCCAGATGGACGGACAGCCCCGAGGCTCTGTTGTTGCTTGGCCCGACAAGAAGCAGAGGTACCTAAAGAAGATAAAGTTTAAACCTCAATTGGGTCTAAtatgaaacaaatgtttgttttgttcttttgtggttgttttggcctttcattttaaatggtaaTGGATGCAAAGTTACCCAAGTTAGAGGTTCACACCCTGTGTGTCTATTTGTAAGCGTgtacaataatataatttacaCTGCAAAgattttattgtgtttactaTTTGTACAGCTGCAACAATTtgccagtttattgttcagtcAATTTAAAGACAATCAATTGGCTACTGTAAATGCCCAAGCAAAATTGCTTAAAATTGGATGGACTAACTACCTAAgtctagctctaagcagcttataatatataaataaagtcacTCAagctaagatttttttttaatcaaagcaacattttttaaatacaaatacaactttatttccTCACTAATGACccataattattttttctggAGCTTTGCTGTTTATTATAGttgttagaaataaaaaaatatgcataaacTATAAAGTTGCCTTAAAAATAGAAGTAGTTAAATATAAACGTATGTATGAAGAAACAAATTCTGTATATATTGTAAGCTGTATATTATGCTGACTTTACAAGTGAGATGTTTCTTATCGTCTCCTCCCACAGGCCGATGTCCACGCTGAACCCCTACATGTTACATCCAGCCACAGACTGCGATGCAGACCTTGCTTCCGGCGACAGCGTGAGTCTGGCTCGCTCCATAAGCAAGGACAGCCTGGCGTCCAACGTCCTCAACGTCACGCCCCAACACCAGACTTCTGTCCTCCAGCCTTCACAGGCTGCAATGCGCAGAGTCAACGGCCACGGCCTGCTGGGTAATGTCAACATGGAGGATGGGGAAGAAACTCTGGTGGCAGTTGCGAGGACTGACGCTCCCGGCGTCCCCAAACAGGTTGACGGGACGCAAGCAGCTGCCACAGCGGGAGCCAAACCGTCCACGGAGTCTAAGCCTGCAACAGATAGCTTTTACCTAGAACCACTGATGCCTTCTGTGATCAAAACAGCTAAAGAGAAGTCTGTATGTCCGAACAAGCAGGAGGAGAGCGGTGAGGGGCCCCATTCTTCTGGAAGGGGCTCTCTACGCAGAGGAGACGGATCTACATCAGCCGTCCGGAGGAAAGCTCCCTGCAGCTTGAACCAAACCTTCCCCCCTCCGGTTGAGCAGGCAGACTTGTCAGAGGAGCCTCAACAGGGTCCGGCAGATTTCCGCCCCATTGTTACCAGCAGTGTGGACCCCTCGTCCAGAGAACCAGCTGGGGGTTTCTACCTTCATTTAGATTCTGAAGAACCAAAGGCTGCCCAGGGCGTCGACGCTGAGCTTGAGGACctggatgaagaggaagaggatctGGACGAAGCTCTTACCACTAAAGACCCCAACCGGCCCAGGAAAGCCCCTAATGagaatgatgaagaggaggaatcGGCCAAACTCCGAGAGGACATGAATGTGAAAGAGCACGAGGACAAAGACATGAACGGTGGCAGCGGTCGCTCCAGCCCGTGTCTCAGCGGTCACTCCCAGACCAGCAGCATGGCCAGCGGCAGCGTGCGCATGACCTCCTTCGCTGAGCGCAAAGCCCAGCAGCAGCGCTTCGGCAGCAACCACGACCTACGCTCCAGTGCCTCCAGCTCCCAAAGGACCACTCCGGATGGATCAGAGAGCAGCGGGCCCCTGGCTTCCTCCTGGAGGCTTAAAAGGGACCAGAGCCCCTCCTCACCCTCGGGAGGATGCATCCGTTCCGGCGACGGTGGCGGCGGTTCTAATGTACTGGCTTCTGAAATCGTCCAGCTCCGTatgcagctggaggagaaacGGCGCGCCATTGAgcaccagaagaagaagatggaagTGCTGTCGGCGAGGCAGAGGCAGAAGCTGGGAAAGGCAGCCTTCCTGCACATCGTGAAGAAAGGCGGAGGCAAAAGCGACACGTTACCCAACCCGCTCAAAGCCGACATCTCTAAAAACGAGCTGAGAGGGGAGAGAGCACCAGCAAGTAAAGATGATATGTGTGTTGAAGCCCTCAGAGGGGACAAAGTGGTGGTGGCGGCGACCACCACCACCCCGCCAGGTGCCTTagaagcagaaaagaaagagcCCAGCGGAAGCTTCAATCTAGAAGAAGAGCTGGACCTGAATGAGTGCAGCCGCTCCATCGATCTGTTGAACGACGCCATCGGCAGCATCCAGCAGCAGATGATGCAGCTGTCACTGCAGCAGGAGATGTTGATGAAACAGAATGTACAGTCCCCACCTGTTgcagctccacctcctcctgtcaCCAGCGACAAAAACGGCGACAATTCGAAGGGGAAGGCAGGCTTTCACTTTGTGGAGCACCTCCCCAACGCCAGCATCGCTCCCACCAGGAAACCCCCCAAGCTGAGCTCAGGCCGGAGCTCCAGGACCAAACCATCAGAGCTGAAGATAGCCAAGGATCACGGCCGGCAGACCTCCAGGACCCTCACCCCCACCCAGAGCGGCTCAGAGACATTACCACACCTAAGGCAGTTGGCCGGGGGCAGGTCCCCCAGGGCCGACCAGCCCGACAGCCCCAGGAACcccacagcagcagagacaatCGACAGGCCGGGCGCCGGCCACGCTCGGAGCGCCAACTTCCGCCTTCACGACGAGTCCAACATACGCCTGCCGACCCGAGTGGACCTGAAGGCCGTGGTTTCCCCGGAAGTGTCCTTTGACGAGTGCCTGTCCAGCACCCCGAGAGAGTCCGACCTCAACTCCTCCGACGGTTCAGGGAAAGAGAACATACCATCAGACGAGATGCAGCGCAACAGATCCCACCTGATCGAGGTCGATCTGTCAGAGCTGAAAGCCCccgaggaagaggaagctgcTGAGGACACGACGGCAGAAGGAGGTGACGGAGAGCAGAAGTCAGGCATGGGCTTCTTCTTCAAGGTAATGCCTTTTGTATGAAAAAggatatgcatttattttatttattcacttttttattgCAGTGATGATGATTTCAGGAATTGCACCAGTCGATTTGAAATTCCAATCCAGAAGTTCATGTCAGCAACAAATTCATGTTCcacgttttttttgtgttgtagGACGAGCAGAAGGCAGAGGATGAGCTTGCTAAGAGGAGAGCAGCGTTCCTGatgaagcagcagaagaaagCCGAGGAGGCTCGACTCCGTAAACAACAgtttgaatcagaatcagagcTGAAACGAGACGAAGCCAGGTAACTTTTCCAACATTATCATAGGATTGAGATGTGGttcttaaaaagtttttttttaacacttattgtattcgtattagtttgtttctgtacttttgctctggtttctgctcttagatgcttgtttaagaaaggagatgcacttatgacttctggtggctagtagttctcttgaatacctatgttgaatacacttattgtaagtcgctttggataaaagcgtctgctaaatgactgtaatgtaatgtaatgtaacactgGTGTTTGGTTTCAAAACCAGACGGAAGGCAGAGGAGGACCGCCTGCgtaaagaagaggagaagacgCGGCGGGAGATTATTAAGCAGGAGTACCTACGGAGGAAGCAGCAGGAGATCTTCGAGGAACAAGGCCTCGCGAAGCCCAAAACCCCCAAACCCAAGCAGAAACACCGACCCAAGTCCGTCTTCAGAGAGGAATCTTCCGGCGACAGTTCCTCCAAGTGCTCTTCTTCCACACGTAAGATCGTTACATCATTAGTTTGAACATTTAACTGTCACATTATTTTCCCAACATGTGTTAGCACAGTGTGCTTCATTTGCTTTATCCAGCAGAGCTGTGGGGCACATTTGCTGTCTGCCAATAAAACATCCGGTTCTACGGTTGTTATGTCACAGAGATGCTGACACGACTGAGATTCTTTTTTGACACAAATGTCTTCACTTCTTCGGATCAAATAATGGTTTAGATATCAAATAGAGTTATACTGAGGATTGCCGAGGAAAGACTGATCCGTGTAACCTAATATTGATCTGCAACTGGGCAGAAATAAGAGGTTTAAACAGAAAACCTGAATGAAATTCGAATGTTGATTTTTCAAATGCTAAAATTCCAACGTAAGGAAAGGTTAACGTAAGGTTCAAAGTATTATACAGCCCTAGAATTACATGAAGTAAAACTATGAACTTGTAGAGAAAGAAGAGATGGGATTTCACGCAGCAGATGCCATTTAATGAAGCTATTATTACTATTGCtcagaaacaataaaaccaacaaactCACTCTCTGTTTCACACAGCTGACAACCTGAGCAACGCCCAATCAGGCTCCAGTCTGTCTCTGGCCTCCGCTGCAACCAACGAGGCCGACAGCGTCAACTCTGGAGGGGCTGGCTCTCAGCGGTAAGATGCtcactcattttttttgtttcgtttaCAATGTTAGCTTGTGCTGAGGGAATATTCCGTGTATTGTTTTAAGATGTGCAGTCGTTACAGTGTCTTCTGTTTACCTTATCGGTCGGCGCCTCCTTTCATTGTGTCTTCCAGATGTGACTCGGTGGAGTCGTTTCCCGGCAGTCGTAACAACAGTCGAACTGCAGAGAGGGACTGGGACAACGGCTCCACTGCATCCTCCATCGCCTCCATGGCTGAATACACTGGTAAGTGGCGACACACATTTATTATGTTGTCTTTCTCAGCTATTATCAGACATGTTAATATGATAACAGACCAGTAATCTTGGtattagttatttattgatCAAGAAAAGAGTAATATGTCAGTGAAATAGAGAATCCATGATCATTGTGGTCCTGTGTTGCTCGTCTTCATTTCCAGATCACAATAAATGGATAATTGTTACCTGCTAAAGTGACTATTGCATGACGTGCACTTGTTGTAGCTGCAGCTAATTTATAGTCGTCTGATTATTTACTCTCTGGTTAAGTGTTGCAACAACGATGAGGTCTAACTGGCTTTTCTCCTTCAGGTCCCAAACTATTCAAAGAGCCCAGCGCCAAGTCGAACAAGCCAATCATCCACAATGCAATCTCCCACTGCTGCTTGGCTGGCAAAGTCAACGAGCCTCAGAAGAACCAGATCCTGGAGGTCAGTTCTCTGCCATGATAGTGTTGCACAATATATGCCGATACTAGAAAGGTATCgcaaaactattttatttgtacttataCACAAGAATGatagtgtttttaaaaggaGCTGTAGGGGCAAAGGCGGTCTTAACTTTGGTGGGAGGAGGCGGGTCCTGGGATTTAGAAAGCGTTAACCAGAAGACTGGAGTGAACAAATAAAgttgagaagaagaagattaaagcaGGGCATGAACTTGACGGCTGCACATCATTTTAGGTTCCATTTCCTGTAATTTACTTTTGCtggtgttttagttttttgccgTGGTAATATTTCAGTATTGGTATCAAACATGTGGGCAGGGTTTCATATCAAAGTCAT
This sequence is a window from Anoplopoma fimbria isolate UVic2021 breed Golden Eagle Sablefish chromosome 13, Afim_UVic_2022, whole genome shotgun sequence. Protein-coding genes within it:
- the camsap1b gene encoding calmodulin-regulated spectrin-associated protein 1-B isoform X3; translated protein: MDVDLCASGGCARRKVDLGGVAEGTMDVVPLEMYDSARAKIAANLRWLFAKAYGIDHIPEDLRDPFYTDQYDQEHIKPPVIRLLLTCELYCRVCALILKTEQAASLQSHLSVIQSLSRKGIYVVESDDTPVTDGDLACVPIKMSAHMPMIDALMMAYTVEMISIEKVVASVKRFSTFSASKELPFDLEDAMVFWINKVNTKMREIAEREQKVKHHPLESPSHQKVRYRREHASGRQLPFFPLLEDLMRDVCDGAALLTVVNFYCPDLMKLEDICLKEVPSIADSLYNIHLLKEFANEYLNKSFYLTMEDMLYSPLVLKHNVMVFIAELFWWFETVKPEFVQPRDLQEFKDARAVAQPKCARPSVPISNATKRSFLASPVADNQSSPEVCNRYFLHPEDSDPLKGGPTFSPSHPLLPLRQRQQKQQGEDGAGKEHILYTNKRQMFFRHYVMTSSCFYSYLLLFFFVCFWLGLRNRSNSLTQMDGQPRGSVVAWPDKKQRPMSTLNPYMLHPATDCDADLASGDSVSLARSISKDSLASNVLNVTPQHQTSVLQPSQAAMRRVNGHGLLGNVNMEDGEETLVAVARTDAPGVPKQVDGTQAAATAGAKPSTESKPATDSFYLEPLMPSVIKTAKEKSVCPNKQEESGEGPHSSGRGSLRRGDGSTSAVRRKAPCSLNQTFPPPVEQADLSEEPQQGPADFRPIVTSSVDPSSREPAGGFYLHLDSEEPKAAQGVDAELEDLDEEEEDLDEALTTKDPNRPRKAPNENDEEEESAKLREDMNVKEHEDKDMNGGSGRSSPCLSGHSQTSSMASGSVRMTSFAERKAQQQRFGSNHDLRSSASSSQRTTPDGSESSGPLASSWRLKRDQSPSSPSGGCIRSGDGGGGSNVLASEIVQLRMQLEEKRRAIEHQKKKMEVLSARQRQKLGKAAFLHIVKKGGGKSDTLPNPLKADISKNELRGERAPASKDDMCVEALRGDKVVVAATTTTPPGALEAEKKEPSGSFNLEEELDLNECSRSIDLLNDAIGSIQQQMMQLSLQQEMLMKQNVQSPPVAAPPPPVTSDKNGDNSKGKAGFHFVEHLPNASIAPTRKPPKLSSGRSSRTKPSELKIAKDHGRQTSRTLTPTQSGSETLPHLRQLAGGRSPRADQPDSPRNPTAAETIDRPGAGHARSANFRLHDESNIRLPTRVDLKAVVSPEVSFDECLSSTPRESDLNSSDGSGKENIPSDEMQRNRSHLIEVDLSELKAPEEEEAAEDTTAEGGDGEQKSGMGFFFKDEQKAEDELAKRRAAFLMKQQKKAEEARLRKQQFESESELKRDEARRKAEEDRLRKEEEKTRREIIKQEYLRRKQQEIFEEQGLAKPKTPKPKQKHRPKSVFREESSGDSSSKCSSSTPDNLSNAQSGSSLSLASAATNEADSVNSGGAGSQRCDSVESFPGSRNNSRTAERDWDNGSTASSIASMAEYTGPKLFKEPSAKSNKPIIHNAISHCCLAGKVNEPQKNQILEELDKCESNHLMILFRDGGCQFRALYSYFPDTEEMQKLTGTGPKSITKKMIDKLYKYSSDRKQFTVIPAKTVSVSVDALTIHNHLWQAKRGTVPKKSGK
- the camsap1b gene encoding calmodulin-regulated spectrin-associated protein 1-B isoform X4, which gives rise to MRLQWHKMDVDLCASGGCARRKVDLGGVAEGTMDVVPLEMYDSARAKIAANLRWLFAKAYGIDHIPEDLRDPFYTDQYDQEHIKPPVIRLLLTCELYCRVCALILKTEQAASLQSHLSVIQSLSRKGIYVVESDDTPVTDGDLACVPIKMSAHMPMIDALMMAYTVEMISIEKVVASVKRFSTFSASKELPFDLEDAMVFWINKVNTKMREIAEREQKVKHHPLESPSHQKVRYRREHASGRQLPFFPLLEDLMRDVCDGAALLTVVNFYCPDLMKLEDICLKEVPSIADSLYNIHLLKEFANEYLNKSFYLTMEDMLYSPLVLKHNVMVFIAELFWWFETVKPEFVQPRDLQEFKDARAVAQPKCARPSVPISNATKRSFLASPVADNQSSPEVCNRYFLHPEDSDPLKGGPTFSPSHPLLPLRQRQQKQQGEDGAGLRNRSNSLTQMDGQPRGSVVAWPDKKQRPMSTLNPYMLHPATDCDADLASGDSVSLARSISKDSLASNVLNVTPQHQTSVLQPSQAAMRRVNGHGLLGNVNMEDGEETLVAVARTDAPGVPKQVDGTQAAATAGAKPSTESKPATDSFYLEPLMPSVIKTAKEKSVCPNKQEESGEGPHSSGRGSLRRGDGSTSAVRRKAPCSLNQTFPPPVEQADLSEEPQQGPADFRPIVTSSVDPSSREPAGGFYLHLDSEEPKAAQGVDAELEDLDEEEEDLDEALTTKDPNRPRKAPNENDEEEESAKLREDMNVKEHEDKDMNGGSGRSSPCLSGHSQTSSMASGSVRMTSFAERKAQQQRFGSNHDLRSSASSSQRTTPDGSESSGPLASSWRLKRDQSPSSPSGGCIRSGDGGGGSNVLASEIVQLRMQLEEKRRAIEHQKKKMEVLSARQRQKLGKAAFLHIVKKGGGKSDTLPNPLKADISKNELRGERAPASKDDMCVEALRGDKVVVAATTTTPPGALEAEKKEPSGSFNLEEELDLNECSRSIDLLNDAIGSIQQQMMQLSLQQEMLMKQNVQSPPVAAPPPPVTSDKNGDNSKGKAGFHFVEHLPNASIAPTRKPPKLSSGRSSRTKPSELKIAKDHGRQTSRTLTPTQSGSETLPHLRQLAGGRSPRADQPDSPRNPTAAETIDRPGAGHARSANFRLHDESNIRLPTRVDLKAVVSPEVSFDECLSSTPRESDLNSSDGSGKENIPSDEMQRNRSHLIEVDLSELKAPEEEEAAEDTTAEGGDGEQKSGMGFFFKDEQKAEDELAKRRAAFLMKQQKKAEEARLRKQQFESESELKRDEARRKAEEDRLRKEEEKTRREIIKQEYLRRKQQEIFEEQGLAKPKTPKPKQKHRPKSVFREESSGDSSSKCSSSTPDNLSNAQSGSSLSLASAATNEADSVNSGGAGSQRCDSVESFPGSRNNSRTAERDWDNGSTASSIASMAEYTGPKLFKEPSAKSNKPIIHNAISHCCLAGKVNEPQKNQILEELDKCESNHLMILFRDGGCQFRALYSYFPDTEEMQKLTGTGPKSITKKMIDKLYKYSSDRKQFTVIPAKTVSVSVDALTIHNHLWQAKRGTVPKKSGK
- the camsap1b gene encoding calmodulin-regulated spectrin-associated protein 1-B isoform X2; protein product: MMDVDLCASGGCARRKVDLGGVAEGTMDVVPLEMYDSARAKIAANLRWLFAKAYGIDHIPEDLRDPFYTDQYDQEHIKPPVIRLLLTCELYCRVCALILKTEQAASLQSHLSVIQSLSRKGIYVVESDDTPVTDGDLACVPIKMSAHMPMIDALMMAYTVEMISIEKVVASVKRFSTFSASKELPFDLEDAMVFWINKVNTKMREIAEREQKVKHHPLESPSHQKVRYRREHASGRQLPFFPLLEDLMRDVCDGAALLTVVNFYCPDLMKLEDICLKEVPSIADSLYNIHLLKEFANEYLNKSFYLTMEDMLYSPLVLKHNVMVFIAELFWWFETVKPEFVQPRDLQEFKDARAVAQPKCARPSVPISNATKRSFLASPVADNQSSPEVCNRYFLHPEDSDPLKGGPTFSPSHPLLPLRQRQQKQQGEDGAGKEHILYTNKRQMFFRHYVMTSSCFYSYLLLFFFVCFWLGLRNRSNSLTQMDGQPRGSVVAWPDKKQRPMSTLNPYMLHPATDCDADLASGDSVSLARSISKDSLASNVLNVTPQHQTSVLQPSQAAMRRVNGHGLLGNVNMEDGEETLVAVARTDAPGVPKQVDGTQAAATAGAKPSTESKPATDSFYLEPLMPSVIKTAKEKSVCPNKQEESGEGPHSSGRGSLRRGDGSTSAVRRKAPCSLNQTFPPPVEQADLSEEPQQGPADFRPIVTSSVDPSSREPAGGFYLHLDSEEPKAAQGVDAELEDLDEEEEDLDEALTTKDPNRPRKAPNENDEEEESAKLREDMNVKEHEDKDMNGGSGRSSPCLSGHSQTSSMASGSVRMTSFAERKAQQQRFGSNHDLRSSASSSQRTTPDGSESSGPLASSWRLKRDQSPSSPSGGCIRSGDGGGGSNVLASEIVQLRMQLEEKRRAIEHQKKKMEVLSARQRQKLGKAAFLHIVKKGGGKSDTLPNPLKADISKNELRGERAPASKDDMCVEALRGDKVVVAATTTTPPGALEAEKKEPSGSFNLEEELDLNECSRSIDLLNDAIGSIQQQMMQLSLQQEMLMKQNVQSPPVAAPPPPVTSDKNGDNSKGKAGFHFVEHLPNASIAPTRKPPKLSSGRSSRTKPSELKIAKDHGRQTSRTLTPTQSGSETLPHLRQLAGGRSPRADQPDSPRNPTAAETIDRPGAGHARSANFRLHDESNIRLPTRVDLKAVVSPEVSFDECLSSTPRESDLNSSDGSGKENIPSDEMQRNRSHLIEVDLSELKAPEEEEAAEDTTAEGGDGEQKSGMGFFFKDEQKAEDELAKRRAAFLMKQQKKAEEARLRKQQFESESELKRDEARRKAEEDRLRKEEEKTRREIIKQEYLRRKQQEIFEEQGLAKPKTPKPKQKHRPKSVFREESSGDSSSKCSSSTPDNLSNAQSGSSLSLASAATNEADSVNSGGAGSQRCDSVESFPGSRNNSRTAERDWDNGSTASSIASMAEYTGPKLFKEPSAKSNKPIIHNAISHCCLAGKVNEPQKNQILEELDKCESNHLMILFRDGGCQFRALYSYFPDTEEMQKLTGTGPKSITKKMIDKLYKYSSDRKQFTVIPAKTVSVSVDALTIHNHLWQAKRGTVPKKSGK